In Arvicola amphibius chromosome 13, mArvAmp1.2, whole genome shotgun sequence, a genomic segment contains:
- the Nefm gene encoding neurofilament medium polypeptide, translating into MSYTLDSLGNPSAYRRVTETRSSFSRVSGSPSSGFRSQSWSRGSPSTVSSSYKRSALAPRLAYSSAMLSSAESSLDFSQSSSLLNGGSGGDYKLSRSNEKEQLQGLNDRFAGYIEKVHYLEQQNKEIEAEIQALRQKQASHAQLGDAYDQEIRELRATLEMVNHEKAQVQLDSDHLEEDIHRLKERFEEEARLRDDTEAAIRALRKDIEESSMVKVELDKKVQSLQDEVAFLRSNHEEEVADLLAQIQASHITVERKDYLKTDISTALKEIRSQLECHSDQNMHQAEEWFKCRYAKLTEAAEQNKEAIRSAKEEIAEYRRQLQSKSIELESVRGTKESLERQLSDIEERHNHDLSSYQDTIQQLENELRGTKWEMARHLREYQDLLNVKMALDIEIAAYRKLLEGEETRFSTFSGSITGPLYTHRQPSVTISSKIQKTKVEAPKLKVQHKFVEEIIEETKVEDEKSEMEDALTAIAEELAASAKEEKGEEAEEKEEEQEAEKSPVKSPEAKEEEEGEKEEEEGQEEEEEEDEGAKSDQAEEGGSEKEGSSEKEEGEQEEEGETEAEGEGEEGEAKEEKKTEEKVEEVAVKEEIKIEKPEKAKSPVPKSPVEEVKPKPETKAGKDEQKEEEKVKEEKKEAVKEAPKEEKVEKKEEKPKDVPEKKAESPVKEKAVEEVITITKSVKVSLEKDTKEEKPQQQEKVKEKEKEKAEEEGGSEEEGSDRSPQESRKEDIAINGEVEGKEEEQETQEKGSGREEEKGVVTNGLDVSPADEKKGDEDKVVVTKKVEKITSEGGDGATKYITKSVTVTQKVEEHEETFEEKLVSTKKVEKVTSHAIVKEVTQGD; encoded by the exons ATGAGCTACACTCTGGACTCCCTGGGCAACCCGTCCGCCTACCGGCGGGTCACCGAGACCCGCTCCAGTTTCAGCCGCGTGAGCGGGTCCCCGTCCAGCGGCTTCCGCTCGCAGTCCTGGTCTCGCGGCTCACCCAGCACCGTGTCCTCCTCCTACAAGCGCAGCGCGCTCGCCCCGCGCCTCGCCTATAGCTCGGCCATGCTCAGCTCTGCGGAGAGCAGCCTCGACTTCAGCCAGTCCTCCTCGCTGCTCAACGGCGGCTCCGGAGGCGACTACAAGCTGTCCCGTTCCAACGAGAAAGAGCAGCTGCAGGGACTGAACGACCGCTTCGCCGGCTACATCGAGAAAGTGCACTACTTGGAACAGCAGAACAAGGAGATCGAGGCGGAGATCCAGGCTCTGCGGCAGAAACAGGCCTCGCATGCCCAGCTGGGTGATGCTTACGACCAGGAAATTCGAGAGCTGCGAGCCACGCTCGAGATGGTGAACCACGAGAAGGCGCAGGTGCAGCTGGACTCCGATCATCTGGAGGAAGACATTCACCGGCTCAAGGAGCGCTTCGAGGAGGAGGCGCGGCTGCGCGACGACACGGAGGCTGCCATCCGCGCGCTGCGCAAAGACATCGAGGAGTCCTCGATGGTAAAGGTGGAGCTGGACAAGAAGGTTCAGTCGCTGCAGGATGAGGTGGCCTTCCTGCGAAGCAATCACGAAGAGGAGGTAGCCGACCTGCTGGCTCAGATCCAGGCGTCGCACATCACGGTAGAGCGCAAAGACTACCTGAAGACAGACATCTCCACGGCCCTGAAGGAGATCCGCTCCCAGCTCGAGTGTCACTCAGACCAGAACATGCACCAGGCCGAAGAGTGGTTCAAATGCCGCTACGCCAAGCTCACCGAGGCAGCCGAGCAGAACAAGGAGGCCATCCGCTCCGCCAAGGAAGAGATCGCCGAATACCGGCGCCAGCTACAGTCCAAGAGCATCGAGCTCGAATCCGTGCGTGGCACTAAGGAGTCCCTGGAGCGGCAGCTCAGCGACATCGAGGAGCGCCACAACCACGACCTCAGCAGCTACCAG GACACCATCCAGCAGTTGGAAAATGAGCTTCGGGGAACAAAGTGGGAGATGGCTCGTCATTTGCGAGAATACCAGGATCTCCTCAACGTCAAGATGGCCTTGGACATCGAGATCGCCGCATACAG GAAACTCCTGGAGGGTGAAGAGACCAGATTTAGCACATTTTCAGGAAGCATCACGGGGCCTCTTTACACACACCGACAGCCCTCTGTCACAATATCCAGTAAGATTCAGAAGACCAAAGTCGAGGCTCCCAAGCTCAAGGTCCAACACAAATTTGTGGAGGAGATCATCGAGGAAACAAAAGTGGAAGACGAGAAGTCAGAAATGGAAGACGCCCTCACAGCTATCGCGGAGGAGCTGGCAGCCTCTgccaaagaggaaaagggagaagaggcggaagagaaggaagaggaacaggaagccGAGAAGTCCCCTGTGAAGTCTCCTGAGgctaaggaagaagaggaaggtgaaaaggaggaagaagaaggccaggaggaagaagaagaggaagatgaaggtgCCAAGTCAGACCAGGCAGAAGAGGGAGGATCTGAGAAGGAAGGTTCCAGTGAGAAGGAGGAAGgtgagcaggaagaagagggagagactgaggcagaaggtgaaggagaggaaggagaagctaaggaggaaaagaaaactgaagaaaaagttGAAGAAGTGGCTGTCAAGGAGGAAATCAAGATTGAGAAGCCAGAGAAAGCcaagtctcctgtgccaaaatCACCAGTTGAAGAGGTAAAGccaaaaccagaaaccaaagcCGGGAAAGacgagcagaaggaggaagagaaagttaaggaagaaaagaaggaagctgtCAAGGAAGCACCCAAGGAAGAGAAGgtagagaaaaaggaggaaaagccaAAAGATGTGCCAGAGAAGAAGGCTGAGTCCCCGGTGAAAGAGAAAGCTGTGGAGGAGGTGATCACCATCACCAAGTCGGTAAAGGTGAGCCTGGAGAAAGACACCAAAGAGGAGAAGCCTCAGCAGCAGGAGAAAgtcaaggagaaggagaaggagaaggcagaggaggagggagggagtgaggaggaggggagcgaTCGTAGCCCACAGGAATCCAGGAAGGAAGACATAGCTATCAATGGGGaggtggaaggaaaagaggaggagcaggaaactCAGGAAAAGGGcagtgggagggaagaggagaaaggggtggTCACTAATGGGTTAGATGTGAGCCCAGCAGATGAAAAGAAAGGGGATGAGGACAAGGTGGTGGTGACCAAGAAGGTGGAAAAAATCACCAGCGAGGGGGGCGATGGTGCTACCAAATACATTACCAAATCCGTAACCGTCACTCAAAAGGTCGAAGAGCATGAGGAGACCTTTGAGGAGAAACTAGTGTCAACTAAAAAGGTAGAAAAAGTCACTTCACACGCCATAGTCAAGGAAGTCACCCAGGGTGACTAA